A window of Bradyrhizobium sp. AZCC 1610 contains these coding sequences:
- a CDS encoding acetyl-CoA C-acetyltransferase, with protein sequence MPEAYIYDHVRTPRGRGKSDGALHEVTALALATVPLQALKERNNLGEDVVDDVILGVVDPVGEAGSDIARFAALKAGLGESVPGVQISRFCASGLDAVNFAAAQIMAGQHELVIGGGAESMSRVGIGASGGAWPMDPSMAVPSYFMPQGVSADLIATKYGFSRDDVDAYAVQSQQRAAKAWDEGRFNKSVVPVKDINGLTILAKDEHMRPTTTMQSLGQLQPAFVVMGQMGGFDAVAIQSHPEVEKINYVHHAGNSSGIVDGAGAVLLGSKEAGAKHGLKPRARIRAFANIGSEPAMMLTGPVDVTEKLFERSGMKKSDIDLFELNEAFASVVLRYMQAFDIDSSKINVNGGAIALGHPLGATGAMILGTVLDELERTNKSTALVTLCIGGGMGTATIIERV encoded by the coding sequence ATGCCTGAGGCATATATCTACGATCACGTTCGTACCCCGCGCGGCCGCGGCAAGTCCGATGGCGCACTCCACGAGGTCACCGCGCTGGCGCTGGCGACGGTGCCGCTGCAGGCGCTGAAGGAGCGCAACAATCTCGGCGAAGACGTCGTCGACGACGTCATCCTCGGTGTGGTCGATCCGGTCGGCGAGGCCGGAAGCGACATTGCGCGTTTCGCGGCGTTGAAGGCGGGCCTCGGCGAATCCGTCCCCGGCGTGCAGATCAGCCGCTTCTGTGCCTCCGGCCTTGATGCCGTGAATTTCGCCGCTGCCCAGATCATGGCCGGCCAGCATGAGCTCGTGATCGGCGGCGGCGCCGAATCGATGAGCCGCGTCGGCATCGGCGCTTCCGGCGGCGCCTGGCCGATGGATCCCTCGATGGCGGTGCCTTCCTATTTCATGCCGCAGGGCGTCTCGGCCGATCTGATCGCCACCAAGTACGGCTTCTCGCGCGACGACGTCGATGCCTATGCGGTGCAGAGCCAACAGCGCGCCGCGAAGGCCTGGGACGAGGGCCGCTTCAACAAGTCGGTGGTGCCGGTGAAGGACATCAACGGCCTCACCATCCTCGCCAAGGACGAGCACATGCGTCCGACCACGACGATGCAGTCGCTCGGCCAGTTGCAGCCGGCGTTCGTCGTCATGGGCCAGATGGGCGGCTTCGACGCGGTGGCGATCCAGTCGCATCCCGAGGTCGAGAAGATCAACTACGTGCACCACGCCGGCAATTCCTCCGGGATCGTCGACGGCGCCGGTGCGGTGCTGCTCGGCAGCAAGGAAGCGGGCGCCAAGCATGGCCTGAAGCCGCGTGCAAGAATCCGCGCCTTTGCCAATATCGGCTCCGAGCCGGCGATGATGCTGACCGGTCCGGTCGACGTCACCGAAAAGCTGTTCGAGCGCTCCGGCATGAAGAAGTCGGACATCGATCTCTTCGAACTGAACGAGGCCTTTGCTTCGGTGGTGCTGCGCTACATGCAGGCCTTCGACATCGACTCTTCGAAGATCAACGTCAATGGCGGCGCGATCGCGCTCGGCCATCCGCTCGGTGCAACGGGGGCCATGATCCTCGGCACCGTGCTCGACGAACTCGAGCGCACCAACAAGTCGACCGCGCTGGTGACGTTGTGCATTGGCGGCGGCATGGGGACAGCTACGATCATCGAAAGAGTCTAG